The Triticum dicoccoides isolate Atlit2015 ecotype Zavitan chromosome 6A, WEW_v2.0, whole genome shotgun sequence genome has a window encoding:
- the LOC119318769 gene encoding G-type lectin S-receptor-like serine/threonine-protein kinase LECRK1, with protein sequence MRDDGNFVLFGADDTVVWQTFESPTDTLVAGQDLMPAAQLFSSLSDINKAAGKYRLVNQQEDDNLVLYPVSTPNDPASSYWNTGTFDLGFTLILRLDTSGLLYLVNNDGSFTKNLTRSRALKAGEQAYYRLTLDPDGVLRLYRHTSVSGGATNTTTVIWSALTDRCDIHGVCGHNSYCVLDQDRPSCLCPPGFDFLDASNAELGCTVNSSAGDCKGGQQQDAADFFVKSMPNMEWADITYDAVSKATSAPECVAACMADCLCVAVLRDTDKGTCSKQQLPLRYGRAGDRYTMFVKTAGAVTGSSGTHNKPVGRTTIIVLVCIGILACVALSAFIASGWLLNVKRRAVLRNVAPANASADDGEGLEEEEAAPPRLYTYQELEHATYCFRDPVGRGAFGTVFKGALRNGEQAIAVKRPEKLVEDGEQEFQREVRAIGRTSHRNLVRLLGFCHEGAHRLLVYEFMSNGSVTDLLFRGAASTPPWSDRLGIVLDVARGLHYLHDELSSRVIHYDIKPQNILIDAAGTAKIADFGLAKLLQHDTHFHRCPRHAWVPGPRVVQGHGPCHGED encoded by the coding sequence ATGCGCGATGACGGCAACTTTGTGCTGTTCGGCGCTGATGACACGGTGGTGTGGCAGACGTTTGAGTCCCCGACGGACACCCTGGTCGCCGGGCAGGACCTCATGCCAGCGGCGCAGCTCTTCTCCAGCTTGTCCGACATCAACAAGGCCGCAGGGAAGTACCGGCTCGTCAACCAGCAAGAGGACGACAACCTGGTGTTGTACCCGGTGAGCACACCGAACGACCCAGCCTCGTCGTACTGGAACACGGGGACGTTCGATTTGGGTTTCACCCTCATTTTACGCCTTGATACCAGTGGCCTGCTCTACCTGGTGAACAACGATGGCAGCTTTACCAAGAACCTGACACGGTCTAGGGCCTTAAAAGCGGGAGAGCAAGCCTACTACCGACTCACGCTTGATCCTGATGGAGTTCTGCGTTTGTACCGCCATACCTCCGTGTCTGGCGGTGCGACCAATACCACCACCGTCATATGGAGCGCTCTCACCGATCGATGCGATATACATGGTGTTTGCGGGCACAACAGCTACTGTGTCCTTGACCAGGATCGGCCTAGCTGTTTGTGCCCGCCGGGGTTCGATTTTCTCGACGCGAGCAATGCGGAGCTCGGTTGCACGGTGAACTCCAGCGCCGGCGACTGTAAAGGGGGGCAACAACAAGACGCCGCAGACTTCTTCGTGAAGTCCATGCCGAACATGGAGTGGGCAGACATAACGTACGACGCGGTGAGCAAGGCCACGAGCGCGCCAGAATGTGTGGCGGCATGCATGGCCGACTGCTTGTGCGTCGCAGTGCTGCGGGACACCGACAAAGGCACGTGCAGCAAGCAGCAGCTCCCTCTGCGGTACGGCCGCGCTGGAGACAGATACACGATGTTCGTCAAGACCGCGGGAGCGGTGACAGGCAGCAGCGGCACCCACAACAAACCCGTTGGGCGCACGACCATCATCGTGTTGGTTTGCATCGGCATCCTGGCATGTGTCGCGTTGTCGGCCTTCATTGCGTCCGGGTGGCTGCTCAACGTGAAAcggagggccgtgcttcggaacGTGGCACCTGCAAACGCgagcgccgacgacggcgaaggcttggaggaggaggaggcagcgccCCCGAGGTTGTACACTTACCAGGAACTGGAGCATGCCACGTACTGCTTCCGTGACCCGGTGGGCCGCGGCGCGTTCGGCACGGTGTTCAAAGGTGCGTTGCGCAACGGCGAGCAGGCTATCGCCGTGAAGCGGCCGGAGAAGCTCGTGGAGGATGGCGAACAGGAGTTCCAGAGAGAGGTGCGCGCCATCGGGCGGACGAGCCACCGCAACCTGGTCCGCCTCCTCGGCTTCTGCCACGAGGGCGCGCACCGTCTCCTGGTGTACGAGTTCATGAGCAACGGTTCGGTGACCGACCTGCTGTTCAGGGGTGCTGCCTCGACGCCTCCATGGTCCGACCGCCTTGGCATCGTGCTCGACGTGGCCCGGGGCCTGCACTATCTCCATGACGAACTCAGCAGCCGCGTGATCCACTATGACATCAAGCCGCAGAACATCCTCATAGACGCGGCCGGCACGGCCAAGATAGCCGACTTCGGGCTTGCCAAACTGCTCCAACATGACACGCACTTTCACCGGTGTCCGCGGCACGCGTGGGTACCTGGCCCCCGAGTGGTACAGGGGCACGGGCCCTGTCACGGCGAAGATTGA